Proteins from one Halovivax limisalsi genomic window:
- a CDS encoding metallophosphoesterase family protein, with protein sequence MSVRFLHAADLHLGSQLNAQHRGSTETIEALDSAVYTAVERLFETAIEADVDFVVIAGDLYDEDSRSVRANTFLQAQFERLAERDIPAYVSYGNHDPVGSATDYVDLPETVHEFDHEEPEECYYPDADAPEARIWGQSYRDRHESRSMYRRFTPADDRIPNIGVLHTGLDPDGRRYVPVARSDLERKDDIHYWALGHVHEPRVFEGDRPIAYPGVPQGRHSREPGPGGGYLVELDADGDYEIEFVPTSPVVWRTVEVDVGADDVASIPDVERRIEAVLEDVPPPADPFDGTSVTVRDPDWGVDGYVCRWELTGNGPVHETFASDEDALGELTRRLRGGLAAREPFVWTEAVRDATGPPIPSIDDLRGDDRVIDELLALADEFDGDEARDRFREHVGMAWEPVDDHEDVRPDELPLTEERLDELIDRARERVLEELALRRAT encoded by the coding sequence ATGAGTGTCCGGTTCCTCCACGCAGCGGACCTCCACCTGGGAAGCCAGCTCAACGCGCAGCATCGAGGATCGACCGAAACGATCGAAGCGCTCGATTCGGCGGTCTACACCGCCGTCGAACGGCTCTTCGAGACGGCGATCGAGGCGGACGTGGACTTCGTCGTCATCGCGGGCGACCTGTACGACGAGGATTCGCGGAGCGTCCGGGCCAACACCTTCCTGCAAGCGCAGTTCGAGCGCCTCGCCGAGCGGGATATTCCGGCCTACGTTTCCTACGGCAACCACGATCCCGTCGGCAGCGCGACCGACTACGTCGACCTGCCGGAGACCGTCCACGAGTTCGACCACGAAGAGCCCGAGGAGTGTTACTACCCCGACGCCGACGCGCCGGAGGCCAGGATCTGGGGACAATCCTATCGCGACCGCCACGAGAGCCGCTCGATGTATCGCCGGTTCACGCCGGCCGACGACCGGATCCCGAACATCGGCGTGCTCCACACGGGACTGGACCCCGACGGCCGGCGGTACGTCCCGGTCGCCCGAAGCGACCTCGAACGCAAGGACGACATCCACTACTGGGCGCTCGGCCACGTTCACGAGCCGCGGGTGTTCGAGGGCGACCGGCCGATCGCCTATCCGGGCGTACCGCAGGGTCGTCACAGCAGGGAGCCGGGCCCGGGCGGCGGCTACCTCGTCGAACTCGACGCCGACGGCGACTACGAGATCGAGTTCGTCCCGACGAGTCCGGTCGTCTGGCGGACCGTCGAGGTCGACGTGGGGGCCGACGACGTCGCCTCGATTCCGGACGTCGAGCGCCGGATCGAGGCCGTCCTCGAGGACGTTCCCCCGCCGGCCGACCCGTTCGACGGAACGAGCGTGACCGTCCGCGATCCCGACTGGGGCGTCGACGGCTACGTCTGCCGGTGGGAGCTGACCGGGAACGGCCCCGTCCACGAGACGTTCGCGAGCGACGAGGACGCGCTCGGTGAACTCACGCGTCGACTTCGGGGCGGACTCGCCGCTCGAGAGCCGTTCGTCTGGACGGAGGCGGTCCGGGACGCGACCGGACCGCCGATACCGTCGATCGACGACCTCCGGGGCGACGACCGCGTGATCGACGAGCTCCTCGCGCTCGCCGACGAATTCGACGGGGACGAAGCGCGAGACCGCTTTCGCGAGCACGTCGGGATGGCCTGGGAACCGGTGGACGATCACGAGGACGTGCGACCGGACGAACTCCCGCTCACCGAGGAGCGCCTCGACGAACTAATCGACCGCGCCCGCGAGCGCGTTCTGGAGGAACTGGCCCTGCGGAGGGCGACGTAG
- a CDS encoding NAD+ synthase: MLDLQFSEAELETRREHVVDFIRDQADAAGADGAVLGLSGGIDSTLTAHLATEALGPENVRGLVLPARVSADEHRSDAERVARDLGMTFDVFEVESVVDVLLSAYPEAEGDHRAVGNARARVRAVFNYLVANHENRLVLGTGNRSEAAVGYFTKYGDGAVDCHPIGNLYKAQVRQLARHVGVPDDLVEKTPTAELWADQTDEGELGMDYDTLDAILATHVDGPLSVAATARELDVDRATVDRVRALYEASEHKRNPPPAPDPIE; encoded by the coding sequence ATGCTCGACCTGCAGTTCTCCGAGGCCGAACTCGAGACGCGGCGCGAACACGTCGTCGATTTCATCCGCGACCAGGCGGACGCGGCGGGCGCCGACGGGGCCGTCCTCGGGCTCTCCGGCGGGATCGACAGCACGCTCACCGCCCACCTCGCCACCGAGGCGCTCGGCCCCGAGAACGTCCGCGGACTCGTCCTTCCGGCTCGCGTCAGCGCGGACGAACACAGGAGCGACGCCGAACGCGTCGCCCGCGACCTGGGCATGACGTTCGACGTCTTCGAGGTCGAATCGGTCGTCGACGTCCTGCTGTCGGCCTATCCCGAGGCCGAGGGCGACCACCGGGCGGTCGGTAACGCTCGCGCTCGCGTGCGAGCGGTGTTCAACTACCTCGTCGCGAACCACGAGAATCGCCTCGTGCTGGGGACGGGGAACCGCAGCGAGGCCGCGGTCGGCTACTTCACCAAGTACGGCGACGGCGCCGTCGACTGTCACCCGATCGGCAACCTCTACAAGGCCCAGGTCCGCCAGCTCGCCCGCCACGTCGGCGTCCCCGACGACCTCGTCGAGAAGACGCCGACGGCGGAACTCTGGGCGGACCAGACCGACGAGGGCGAACTCGGCATGGACTACGACACGCTGGATGCCATCCTCGCGACCCACGTCGACGGGCCCCTGTCCGTCGCCGCGACGGCGCGGGAACTCGACGTCGATCGGGCGACCGTCGACCGCGTCCGGGCGCTCTACGAGGCGAGCGAACACAAGCGAAACCCGCCGCCGGCGCCCGACCCGATCGAGTGA
- a CDS encoding bacterio-opsin activator domain-containing protein, translating into MSVIAEFSVKSDDLALHHALTATPRMIVEIEQVVATMEDRVMPYFWVSGVEQEAFEDAFRDDPSVDHVVLVDEVDEARLYRGEWTENVETIVYAYVDLGATILQAIGKADTWELRMRFDGQDSLLQFQAYCDETGISYELTRIQEQEQPMASAQYDLTPAQRETLVTALEAGYYEVPRELTMRELADEMGVAQQTLSNRFRAAHNNLITSTLTISHSDERAEE; encoded by the coding sequence ATGAGCGTCATTGCCGAGTTCTCCGTGAAATCCGACGATCTCGCACTCCATCACGCGCTGACGGCGACCCCGCGGATGATCGTCGAGATCGAGCAAGTCGTGGCGACGATGGAGGATCGAGTGATGCCGTACTTCTGGGTGAGCGGCGTCGAACAGGAGGCGTTCGAGGACGCGTTTCGAGACGATCCCTCCGTGGATCACGTCGTGCTTGTCGACGAAGTAGACGAGGCTCGGTTGTACCGGGGTGAGTGGACGGAAAACGTCGAGACCATCGTCTACGCGTACGTGGACCTCGGGGCGACCATCCTGCAGGCGATCGGGAAGGCCGACACCTGGGAACTGCGGATGCGATTCGACGGTCAGGACTCCCTCTTGCAGTTTCAAGCGTACTGTGACGAGACGGGGATCTCGTACGAGCTCACTCGAATCCAGGAGCAAGAGCAACCGATGGCGAGCGCGCAGTACGACCTCACGCCGGCCCAGCGCGAGACGCTGGTCACGGCCCTCGAAGCCGGGTACTACGAGGTGCCGCGGGAGCTGACGATGCGAGAACTGGCCGACGAGATGGGGGTCGCCCAGCAGACGCTCTCGAACCGATTCCGCGCCGCTCACAACAATCTGATTACGAGTACGCTGACGATCAGTCACTCGGACGAGCGAGCAGAGGAGTAA
- a CDS encoding nucleotidyltransferase domain-containing protein: MTSNVARTISNPRDGKRPVHLSVPIPNRNRMANRKESTTIELEYPFPDERIFRYQAMQDVLSIVVDQPYSEFTIGELTTLIDGSQATVSKSVKLLSAVGVVKTHKEGRKQYVGINRDRLNKPDPILSIPQSEFHEPVRAFLDRLEDDVDQLVGVVLFGSVARGEADRASDVDLLIVVEEDKTSARRAVQSIVRELQETKFDGNRYAFQPMVESVEGARRIGERLREQFDDGITLVGSDQLTAVRKEVYADGE; the protein is encoded by the coding sequence TTGACGAGCAACGTCGCTCGAACGATATCGAACCCGCGAGATGGTAAACGACCCGTACACCTTTCCGTACCTATTCCTAATAGGAATCGTATGGCCAATAGGAAAGAGTCAACGACGATCGAACTGGAGTACCCGTTCCCTGACGAACGGATATTCCGGTACCAAGCGATGCAAGACGTCCTCTCGATCGTCGTCGACCAGCCGTACTCCGAGTTCACGATCGGGGAACTCACGACATTGATCGACGGTTCCCAGGCGACCGTTTCGAAGTCCGTCAAGCTGCTCTCGGCCGTCGGGGTCGTCAAAACGCACAAGGAGGGGCGAAAACAGTACGTCGGGATCAACCGCGACCGACTCAACAAGCCCGACCCAATCCTTTCCATTCCACAATCGGAGTTCCACGAACCGGTTCGGGCGTTTCTCGACCGACTCGAGGACGACGTCGACCAGTTAGTCGGTGTCGTTCTCTTCGGAAGCGTCGCCCGAGGAGAAGCGGACCGGGCCAGCGACGTCGATCTCCTCATCGTGGTCGAAGAAGACAAAACGTCGGCTCGACGTGCCGTCCAGTCGATCGTCCGCGAGCTTCAGGAGACGAAGTTCGACGGGAACCGGTACGCGTTCCAACCGATGGTCGAATCCGTCGAGGGCGCCCGGAGAATCGGCGAACGACTTCGAGAACAGTTCGACGACGGAATCACGTTGGTCGGGTCGGATCAACTCACGGCGGTGAGAAAGGAGGTGTACGCCGATGGTGAGTGA
- a CDS encoding enoyl-CoA hydratase/isomerase family protein, with protein sequence MIEVTTAPVADGTPVRWISLDRPAAKNALTPAGLDDLRAAVESADEAVIVLRGAGDAFCAGADLGTVAALDREGGAKLARQGQRVANAIEARDAPVVAAIDGPAMGGGLELALACDLRIATPRSTFGEPGVTFGLFGAWGGTVRLPRVVGEGNALDLALSGRTIDAETALGMGLVSRIEPEPESVARELAGNPSATTAAVKARLRDEADAEIRYEREVEAFADLVEHHRDRLRELGE encoded by the coding sequence ATGATCGAGGTGACGACGGCGCCGGTGGCCGACGGCACACCCGTTCGATGGATCTCGCTCGACCGCCCCGCGGCGAAAAACGCGCTCACGCCGGCGGGCCTCGACGACCTGCGCGCCGCGGTCGAGTCGGCCGACGAGGCGGTCATCGTCCTCCGGGGTGCCGGCGACGCGTTCTGTGCGGGGGCCGACCTGGGGACCGTGGCGGCGCTCGACCGCGAGGGCGGCGCGAAGCTCGCGCGGCAGGGCCAGCGCGTGGCGAACGCGATCGAGGCCCGGGACGCGCCGGTCGTCGCGGCGATCGACGGCCCGGCGATGGGCGGCGGGCTCGAACTCGCGCTGGCCTGTGACCTCCGGATCGCGACGCCGCGGTCGACGTTCGGCGAACCGGGCGTCACGTTCGGCCTCTTCGGCGCCTGGGGCGGAACCGTCCGCCTGCCACGGGTCGTCGGCGAGGGCAACGCCCTCGATCTGGCGCTCTCCGGGCGGACGATCGACGCGGAGACGGCGCTGGGGATGGGGCTGGTCAGCCGAATCGAGCCCGAACCCGAGTCGGTCGCCCGCGAGCTCGCGGGGAATCCGTCTGCGACGACCGCCGCGGTGAAGGCCCGACTGCGCGACGAGGCCGACGCAGAAATCCGGTACGAGCGCGAGGTCGAGGCGTTCGCCGACCTCGTCGAGCACCACCGCGATCGATTGCGGGAGCTCGGTGAGTGA
- the dps gene encoding DNA protection during starvation protein has product MADDTPHGSGSISPGDTSERVGMAVLRERGLDPEELREKLIDAIGAEFTTYYYYTNLRMHLAGHEDYKEITEDARLEDRAHFELVVPRVYELGGHLPNDIRDFADRASCPDAELPVPYDDEGGQLDITNLTAEDVLEVLLEAERCAIRTWSEICDMTRDVDPRTYDMAQRILQEEIEHEAWFVELLSMERDGEINPAGHFVRGEPGDAPYSTNRRFNDSA; this is encoded by the coding sequence ATGGCAGACGACACGCCTCACGGCTCCGGGTCGATCAGTCCGGGCGATACGAGCGAGCGGGTCGGCATGGCGGTGCTACGCGAGCGCGGCCTCGACCCCGAGGAGCTCCGGGAGAAACTCATCGACGCGATCGGCGCGGAGTTTACGACGTACTACTATTACACCAACCTGCGGATGCACCTCGCCGGCCACGAGGACTACAAGGAGATCACCGAGGACGCCCGGCTGGAGGACCGGGCGCACTTCGAACTCGTCGTGCCCCGCGTGTACGAACTCGGGGGCCACCTGCCCAACGACATCCGCGACTTCGCTGACCGCGCCTCCTGTCCGGACGCCGAACTCCCCGTTCCCTACGACGACGAGGGCGGGCAACTGGACATCACGAACCTCACCGCGGAGGACGTCCTCGAGGTCCTGCTCGAAGCCGAGCGGTGTGCGATCCGCACCTGGTCGGAGATCTGCGACATGACCCGCGACGTCGACCCGCGGACCTACGACATGGCCCAGCGCATCCTTCAGGAGGAGATCGAGCACGAGGCCTGGTTCGTCGAACTCCTCTCGATGGAGCGCGACGGCGAGATCAACCCCGCCGGCCACTTCGTCCGCGGCGAACCCGGCGACGCCCCCTACTCGACGAACCGGCGGTTCAACGACAGTGCGTAG
- a CDS encoding ribonuclease HI family protein: MTEDPLPAEHCSPLAALVDEVLASVGYEVAAAVDAIDDAVPGHGGLFDPATTPAELRRALEELQGSGLSRPPVPEPTSDAFVLYVDGSSRGNPGPAGAGAVIVDAGENLDPGENQLDASTNQLARLGRPVGSRTGNNTAEYVALHLGLAELAARYEPRRVDVRIDSMTVISDVWGGDEPTEPGVETYSEAVAVALSRIPDHRYTHLADSDPNPADALATVGADIAALGPGT; encoded by the coding sequence GTGACCGAGGACCCGCTCCCGGCCGAACACTGCTCGCCGCTCGCCGCGCTCGTCGACGAGGTGCTCGCGAGCGTCGGCTACGAGGTGGCGGCCGCCGTCGACGCGATCGACGACGCCGTCCCCGGCCACGGCGGGCTCTTCGACCCCGCGACCACTCCAGCCGAGTTGCGTCGCGCGCTCGAAGAACTGCAGGGGTCGGGGCTCAGCAGGCCGCCCGTTCCCGAGCCGACGAGCGACGCGTTCGTCCTCTACGTCGACGGCAGTTCGCGCGGGAACCCCGGCCCCGCGGGAGCCGGCGCCGTCATCGTGGACGCCGGCGAGAATCTGGATCCAGGGGAGAATCAGCTCGACGCGTCGACGAACCAGCTCGCCCGTCTCGGTCGGCCCGTCGGGTCCCGGACGGGAAACAACACCGCCGAGTACGTCGCCCTCCACCTCGGACTCGCCGAGCTGGCGGCTCGCTACGAGCCGCGCCGGGTGGACGTGCGCATCGACTCGATGACGGTCATCAGCGACGTCTGGGGCGGCGACGAGCCGACGGAACCGGGCGTCGAGACCTACAGCGAGGCCGTCGCGGTGGCCCTGTCGCGAATTCCGGACCACCGGTACACGCACCTGGCCGACAGCGACCCGAACCCCGCCGACGCGCTGGCGACGGTTGGCGCCGATATTGCGGCGCTCGGACCGGGAACGTAG
- a CDS encoding 2Fe-2S iron-sulfur cluster-binding protein, with protein MTSYAVELIAPTDCDVEGIDPGETATIQVEADEYVLAAARQQGIWLPADCQQGWCTTCAAELLAGEVDQSDARRYYDVDRQADMILPCTARPRSDLRLRICRMDELNDLRAANSLPPGRSR; from the coding sequence GTGACCAGCTACGCCGTCGAACTCATCGCCCCGACGGACTGCGACGTGGAGGGGATCGACCCCGGCGAGACGGCGACGATTCAGGTCGAGGCCGACGAGTACGTCCTCGCCGCCGCCCGCCAACAGGGCATCTGGCTGCCCGCGGACTGCCAGCAGGGCTGGTGTACCACCTGCGCCGCCGAGTTGCTCGCCGGCGAGGTCGACCAGTCCGACGCGAGGCGCTACTACGACGTCGATCGCCAGGCCGACATGATCTTACCCTGTACGGCCAGACCCCGGTCGGACCTCCGCCTCAGAATCTGCCGGATGGACGAACTCAACGACCTCCGGGCGGCCAACAGCCTCCCGCCCGGCCGCTCGCGCTGA
- a CDS encoding DUF7344 domain-containing protein, with the protein MVGTAIEFDAILEACQDQHRRIVLSKLATAPASVPVDELAAAIAEQNPYAPAAAVSEAELTRIEISLVHTHIPKLEALSLVEYDRDRHRVEPTPRFEQSAPELIAIIEADPERPEGPFGREIV; encoded by the coding sequence ATGGTTGGGACCGCAATCGAGTTCGACGCGATTCTCGAAGCGTGTCAGGATCAGCACCGCCGCATCGTCCTTTCGAAACTCGCTACGGCTCCGGCGTCAGTACCTGTCGACGAGCTGGCGGCGGCGATCGCCGAGCAGAACCCGTACGCGCCGGCGGCGGCCGTTTCCGAGGCGGAACTGACGCGGATCGAGATCTCGCTGGTCCACACCCACATCCCGAAGTTAGAAGCGCTCTCGCTCGTCGAATACGATCGGGACCGCCACCGTGTGGAACCGACACCTCGGTTCGAGCAGTCAGCGCCCGAACTCATTGCTATCATCGAGGCCGATCCCGAACGGCCGGAAGGGCCGTTCGGTCGCGAGATCGTCTAG
- a CDS encoding mechanosensitive ion channel family protein — translation MSRTGYVALGCGIALYGGSLAVRRVGLDGRIHGVALEPLAVVALSVAAVVAAAYGSYAIVWAFLGQTANKRRRHDVRNVLRLVFGALTVIAVFGILTSEWVGVIFSLGIVGFAITFALQQPLFSLIGWLYIVIKRPYQVGDRIAIEEMRGDVVSIDFFVTEVWEIGGDLVSSNQPSGRIVTVPNSTILSARVVNFYGEGVQYVWNELSIQVAYETDLPFASEVMTEVATEQLGEEMARGVSSYRRRLAETPVELDVNDGPTVNVVQGESWVELRLRYLVHPRRGTRVRNALYEAILDRFNDHPERVKFPVSRNR, via the coding sequence ATGAGCCGGACCGGATACGTCGCGCTGGGCTGTGGGATCGCCCTGTACGGTGGCTCCCTCGCTGTGCGCCGAGTCGGACTCGACGGTCGCATCCACGGCGTGGCGCTGGAACCGCTCGCCGTGGTGGCGCTCTCGGTCGCGGCGGTGGTCGCCGCCGCGTACGGCAGTTACGCGATCGTCTGGGCATTCCTCGGGCAGACGGCGAACAAGCGGCGTCGGCACGACGTGCGAAACGTCCTCCGGCTGGTGTTCGGGGCGCTGACGGTGATCGCCGTGTTCGGCATCCTCACCAGCGAGTGGGTCGGCGTGATCTTCTCGCTGGGGATCGTCGGGTTCGCGATCACGTTCGCGCTCCAGCAGCCGCTGTTCTCGCTCATCGGCTGGCTCTACATCGTGATCAAACGGCCCTACCAGGTCGGCGATCGGATCGCGATCGAGGAGATGCGCGGCGACGTGGTCTCGATCGACTTCTTCGTGACGGAGGTCTGGGAGATCGGCGGCGACCTCGTCTCGTCGAATCAGCCGTCGGGGCGGATCGTCACGGTCCCGAACAGCACGATCCTCTCCGCGCGGGTCGTGAACTTCTACGGCGAGGGCGTCCAGTACGTCTGGAACGAACTGTCGATCCAGGTCGCCTACGAGACCGATCTGCCCTTCGCCTCGGAGGTGATGACCGAGGTCGCGACCGAGCAACTCGGCGAGGAGATGGCCCGCGGGGTCTCCTCGTACCGACGCCGGTTGGCCGAAACGCCCGTCGAACTCGACGTGAACGACGGGCCGACGGTCAACGTCGTCCAGGGGGAGTCGTGGGTCGAGCTCCGGCTTCGCTATCTCGTCCATCCCCGCCGCGGAACCCGGGTCCGAAACGCGCTGTACGAGGCCATCCTCGATCGGTTCAACGACCACCCCGAGCGAGTGAAGTTCCCCGTGAGTCGGAACCGCTGA
- a CDS encoding DUF7114 family protein → MDRVARCRRAAHDAVADVSPPPLRQRLLDAIDDGTLTPAVLTIESAVAAEPAVELDDVVALAAGTQLIYDGLQLTRSLAHDEPWVDVETAADVETSAPDRSADAADEAPRRDEPADGSTTEQPADLAIVAADVLVARGFSLLADTAAAATAVETVRSFGRDQTRRRAPDADAAALDAGLERDVLDLAVEAGAAAAGAPPDPAIESVAATLASRSGPSFPPADQWLETVDARPVDGLASDGAGPDRSSTAGDG, encoded by the coding sequence ATGGATCGGGTCGCCCGGTGTCGCCGCGCCGCCCACGACGCCGTGGCGGACGTCTCACCGCCACCGCTTCGCCAACGACTGCTCGACGCGATTGACGATGGCACGCTCACGCCCGCCGTCCTGACGATCGAGAGCGCCGTCGCCGCGGAGCCGGCCGTCGAGCTCGACGACGTCGTGGCGCTGGCCGCGGGCACGCAACTCATCTACGACGGCCTGCAGCTGACCCGCTCGCTCGCCCACGACGAGCCCTGGGTGGACGTGGAGACTGCGGCCGATGTCGAGACGTCGGCTCCCGACCGGAGTGCGGACGCCGCCGACGAAGCCCCACGGCGGGACGAGCCCGCCGACGGGTCGACGACCGAACAGCCCGCCGACCTGGCGATCGTGGCCGCCGACGTCCTCGTCGCCCGCGGCTTCTCGCTGCTGGCCGACACGGCGGCGGCCGCGACGGCCGTCGAGACCGTTCGCTCGTTCGGTCGCGACCAGACCCGGCGCCGAGCGCCCGACGCGGACGCGGCGGCCCTCGACGCCGGCCTCGAACGCGACGTGCTCGACCTCGCCGTCGAAGCGGGCGCGGCCGCCGCCGGCGCACCACCGGACCCGGCGATCGAGTCGGTCGCGGCGACGCTCGCCTCGCGGTCCGGCCCGTCGTTCCCGCCGGCCGACCAGTGGCTCGAGACGGTCGACGCGCGACCCGTCGACGGCCTCGCGAGCGACGGCGCCGGCCCCGATCGCTCCTCGACCGCGGGCGACGGCTGA